The following are encoded in a window of Shewanella psychrotolerans genomic DNA:
- a CDS encoding HDOD domain-containing protein, which yields MGKSVSGGVRPGIIIEIEHRLLKQVIVGKQKAAASMFDALDRELEGDANKLAIERDAVFQRLSKQIQAKQVFEAVSAQLITTVNSTLDNQLASPELLLKHSGINENQMLVLETLHQKNLDLNRLRLLISELPWLCRDLTNIVNSASFRHKYQQHSDVKVTEIKLVLNFIGIENLRMLIPYFCLRNWLPTGHANLLWTTRKLWRYAMLTGIAAKALAELNEKDVALAYSCSLLHQLGTSVVLKNGAKVYENVWGNWLREASSSRDKELYDAVLATEFPADNIYQQVLKHAQKLNWQLLSLLNFEQSPLTQVQAELDQTLSYSELSDYSALVARASCFAKVLMLEEMRMISPKEKRLMFDYYELSEQEHIRLKGQNYRKLDLI from the coding sequence GTGGGTAAATCCGTTTCGGGTGGCGTGCGCCCCGGTATTATTATTGAGATAGAACATCGGCTTTTGAAGCAAGTCATCGTAGGTAAGCAAAAAGCTGCCGCATCTATGTTTGATGCACTAGATAGAGAGCTTGAGGGGGATGCTAATAAGTTAGCCATCGAGCGCGATGCCGTATTTCAGCGTTTGTCTAAACAAATTCAAGCAAAGCAAGTATTTGAAGCGGTATCGGCCCAGTTAATTACCACGGTTAATTCCACCCTCGACAATCAATTGGCTTCTCCTGAGTTGTTACTTAAGCACTCAGGGATCAATGAAAATCAGATGTTGGTGCTAGAAACATTGCATCAAAAGAATTTAGATTTGAACCGTTTACGCCTACTCATCAGTGAGCTTCCTTGGCTGTGTCGAGACTTAACCAATATCGTTAACAGCGCTTCTTTTCGTCATAAATACCAACAACATTCCGATGTTAAAGTCACCGAGATAAAGTTAGTGCTTAATTTTATCGGTATTGAAAATTTACGAATGTTGATCCCTTATTTTTGTCTACGTAATTGGCTGCCTACTGGTCATGCTAACTTACTGTGGACAACGCGAAAGCTATGGCGTTACGCCATGTTAACCGGTATTGCAGCCAAAGCACTTGCCGAGTTAAATGAGAAAGATGTTGCGTTAGCTTATAGCTGTAGCTTACTACATCAATTGGGAACCTCTGTCGTGTTGAAGAACGGCGCCAAAGTATATGAAAATGTCTGGGGTAATTGGCTTCGAGAAGCTAGCAGTAGTCGAGATAAAGAGCTTTATGACGCGGTTTTGGCGACAGAGTTTCCAGCAGATAACATTTATCAACAGGTATTAAAGCATGCACAAAAACTCAATTGGCAACTGCTAAGCTTGCTTAATTTCGAGCAAAGCCCATTGACCCAAGTACAAGCAGAACTAGACCAGACCCTAAGTTATAGCGAATTATCCGATTATTCGGCATTAGTCGCGCGGGCAAGCTGCTTTGCTAAGGTGTTAATGCTAGAAGAGATGCGGATGATTTCGCCTAAAGAAAAACGCTTAATGTTTGATTATTATGAATTATCAGAACAGGAGCATATTCGTCTCAAAGGGCAAAATTATCGAAAGCTCGATTTAATTTAG
- a CDS encoding aspartate aminotransferase family protein has protein sequence MSVNNTLTRAQFDEVMVPNYAPSAVIPVRGEGSRVWDQDGNEYVDFAGGIAVNCLGHCHPALVGALKKQGEKLWHLSNVMTNEPALALATKLVDATFADKVYFANSGAEANEAALKLARRYALEKFGAEKDQIIAFDKAFHGRTFFTVSVGGQAAYSDGFGPKPQSITHLPFNDIVALEAEVSDKTCAIMLEPLQGEGGIIDADIEFLKAVRALADKHNALVIFDEVQTGVGRLGELYAYMRNDVVPDILTTAKALGGGFPIAAMLTTNEIAEHLKIGTHGSTYGGNPLACAIGNAVLDVVNTPEVLDGVKRREQLLRDGLNKINDKYHVFEMVRGQGLLIGAVLNEQYQGRSKEFLVASVAEGLMTLIAGANVIRFTPSLVIPEADIAEGLARFERAVAKVVAG, from the coding sequence ATGAGTGTGAACAATACGTTAACCCGAGCCCAATTTGATGAAGTAATGGTGCCTAACTATGCACCGTCTGCCGTTATTCCTGTTCGTGGTGAGGGAAGCAGAGTTTGGGATCAGGATGGCAATGAGTACGTCGATTTCGCTGGCGGTATTGCTGTTAACTGTTTAGGTCATTGTCATCCAGCACTTGTGGGCGCACTAAAAAAGCAGGGAGAGAAGCTTTGGCATCTTTCTAATGTCATGACAAACGAACCTGCGTTAGCACTAGCCACTAAGCTGGTTGATGCTACCTTTGCTGATAAAGTGTATTTCGCTAACTCTGGCGCAGAAGCAAACGAAGCCGCGTTGAAACTGGCTCGACGTTACGCTTTGGAGAAGTTTGGCGCAGAAAAAGATCAAATTATCGCTTTCGATAAAGCTTTCCACGGACGTACTTTCTTCACCGTGAGTGTGGGTGGGCAAGCGGCTTATTCAGATGGTTTTGGCCCTAAGCCACAGAGCATTACCCATTTACCATTCAATGATATCGTCGCGTTAGAAGCGGAAGTGTCGGATAAGACTTGTGCGATTATGTTAGAACCGCTGCAAGGCGAAGGTGGCATTATCGATGCGGACATTGAATTCTTAAAAGCCGTACGCGCCCTTGCTGATAAGCACAATGCATTGGTTATTTTCGATGAAGTACAAACAGGTGTCGGTCGTTTAGGTGAGCTATATGCTTATATGCGTAATGATGTTGTACCTGATATCTTAACCACAGCTAAAGCCTTAGGAGGTGGTTTCCCGATCGCAGCTATGTTGACCACCAATGAGATTGCTGAACATCTTAAAATTGGTACTCATGGTTCAACTTATGGTGGTAATCCATTAGCCTGTGCCATTGGTAATGCGGTTTTAGATGTTGTTAATACGCCAGAAGTACTTGATGGTGTTAAGCGTCGCGAACAGCTATTACGCGATGGTCTCAACAAGATCAACGACAAGTACCATGTTTTTGAAATGGTCCGTGGACAAGGTCTACTGATTGGTGCGGTGTTAAATGAACAATATCAAGGTCGTTCAAAAGAGTTCCTCGTTGCATCAGTGGCTGAAGGTTTGATGACACTGATCGCTGGTGCAAATGTTATTCGTTTTACCCCTTCTCTGGTTATTCCTGAGGCTGATATTGCCGAAGGTCTTGCTCGTTTCGAACGTGCTGTAGCTAAAGTGGTTGCTGGCTAA
- the astA gene encoding arginine N-succinyltransferase → MLIIRPIRSSDYEALYQIAVESGHGFTSLPVNEALLRSKIARVEASFVKQIDKPFDEGYLMVLEDTETGEVVGTCGIEAAVGMVDAFYHYRLGTEVYYSEQIGVRNEVETLTLCHDYTGSAELCTLFLRESYRKNNNGRMLSRSRFLFLAQHAARFGDVVIAEMRGESDTEGNSPFYGWLQKNFLGIDFVQADYLSGLGQKAFMAEMMPKNAVYVCLLPEEAQKVIGEVHANTRPALNLLQAEGFRCRGYVDIFDGGPTVECNLNDIRAVRESRLLTVNVGDMPESKSCFILSNTLLADYRATSANLLVSDETDEVTISPELATALMVAQGEQIRVLAI, encoded by the coding sequence ATGTTAATTATCCGTCCCATTCGTTCCAGCGATTATGAGGCTCTATATCAAATCGCTGTGGAGTCAGGTCATGGATTCACGTCTTTACCCGTCAATGAAGCGCTATTAAGAAGTAAAATTGCTCGCGTCGAAGCATCATTTGTTAAACAGATCGACAAACCATTCGATGAAGGCTATCTAATGGTTCTGGAAGATACCGAGACCGGTGAAGTGGTCGGTACCTGTGGAATCGAAGCTGCGGTTGGCATGGTAGATGCCTTTTATCATTATCGATTAGGTACCGAAGTTTACTATTCAGAGCAAATTGGCGTACGCAATGAAGTTGAAACGCTGACGCTATGCCACGATTACACTGGCTCTGCTGAGTTATGTACGCTGTTTTTACGTGAATCTTATCGTAAAAATAATAACGGCCGTATGTTGTCACGTAGCCGCTTTCTCTTTTTAGCGCAACACGCTGCACGTTTTGGTGATGTGGTGATTGCTGAAATGCGTGGCGAGAGCGATACAGAAGGTAATTCACCTTTTTATGGCTGGTTGCAAAAGAACTTCTTAGGTATCGATTTTGTGCAAGCTGACTATTTGTCTGGTTTAGGGCAAAAGGCGTTTATGGCTGAGATGATGCCTAAAAATGCTGTTTATGTTTGTTTACTGCCTGAAGAAGCGCAGAAGGTGATTGGTGAAGTACATGCCAATACGCGTCCAGCATTGAATCTACTCCAAGCGGAAGGTTTTAGATGCCGTGGTTATGTCGATATTTTCGATGGCGGTCCAACGGTTGAATGTAATCTTAACGATATTCGAGCGGTGAGAGAGAGTCGTTTGTTGACCGTGAATGTCGGTGATATGCCTGAATCAAAAAGCTGCTTTATTCTTTCAAATACTTTGTTAGCGGATTATCGCGCTACATCGGCAAATTTGCTGGTCAGTGACGAAACTGATGAAGTGACAATTTCACCTGAGCTTGCAACTGCATTGATGGTTGCTCAAGGTGAGCAGATCCGTGTCTTGGCAATTTAG
- the astD gene encoding succinylglutamate-semialdehyde dehydrogenase: MSQFINGQWVAGLGHDVTSKNPANNEIIWNSKTATPEQVNSAVEAARNVQFDWFMLGFEGRLAIVEAYRDQLEANKAEIAETIAQETGKPQWETATEAGAMIGKIGLSVAAYNKRTGTSESDTPAGRAVLRHKPHGVVAVFGPYNFPGHLPNGHIVPALLAGNTVVFKPSELTPKTAELMLKLWQQAGLPAGVINLVQGEVETGKALASHPQIDGLFFTGSSRTGHILHQQYAGHPGKILALEMGGNNPLIIKGVEDTKAAVHDIIQSAYISSGQRCTCARRLYLEKGTQGDALLAELIKAVKQIKVGPWNAQPQPFMGSMISEAAAKGMIEAQRNLINLGGTALVELTHLEAGTGLVSPGLVDVTQVIELPDEEYFGPLLQVVRYSDFDEAIKLANDTRYGLSAGILADSRDDYEYFLARIRAGIVNWNKQITGASGAAPFGGVGASGNHRASAFYAADYCAYPVASVEADAVSLPATLSPGLTV, translated from the coding sequence ATGAGTCAATTTATTAACGGCCAGTGGGTTGCCGGTCTTGGTCACGATGTGACATCGAAAAACCCTGCTAATAATGAAATTATTTGGAATAGCAAAACCGCGACACCAGAGCAAGTTAACAGCGCTGTTGAAGCTGCCCGTAATGTACAGTTTGATTGGTTTATGCTTGGCTTTGAGGGGCGTTTAGCGATTGTTGAGGCTTACCGTGATCAGCTTGAGGCTAACAAGGCTGAGATCGCAGAAACCATTGCTCAAGAAACGGGTAAACCTCAGTGGGAAACGGCGACTGAAGCGGGAGCCATGATTGGTAAAATTGGGCTTTCAGTTGCGGCGTACAATAAGCGTACTGGCACCAGTGAAAGCGACACGCCAGCAGGGCGCGCCGTGCTGCGTCATAAGCCACACGGTGTTGTTGCGGTATTTGGGCCATACAACTTCCCAGGTCATCTACCTAATGGTCATATTGTGCCAGCATTGCTTGCCGGTAATACCGTGGTATTTAAGCCTTCAGAACTTACCCCCAAAACGGCTGAGCTAATGCTTAAGCTTTGGCAGCAAGCAGGGCTTCCTGCTGGTGTGATTAACTTAGTTCAGGGGGAAGTCGAAACGGGTAAGGCATTAGCCTCTCATCCACAAATCGACGGCCTGTTCTTTACTGGTAGTTCACGCACTGGCCATATTTTACATCAACAATATGCCGGTCACCCAGGTAAGATCTTAGCCTTAGAGATGGGCGGTAATAATCCGCTTATCATCAAAGGGGTTGAAGATACTAAAGCCGCTGTTCATGACATTATTCAGTCGGCTTACATCTCTTCGGGTCAGCGTTGTACCTGTGCTCGTCGTTTATACCTAGAGAAGGGAACTCAAGGGGATGCACTATTAGCGGAACTGATAAAAGCCGTTAAGCAGATAAAAGTGGGTCCTTGGAATGCTCAGCCTCAGCCGTTTATGGGATCGATGATCTCTGAAGCTGCGGCTAAAGGTATGATTGAAGCTCAGCGCAATTTAATCAACTTAGGTGGTACTGCTTTGGTTGAACTGACTCATCTTGAGGCGGGTACAGGCTTAGTTTCTCCCGGTCTTGTCGATGTCACTCAGGTGATTGAACTGCCAGATGAAGAGTATTTTGGCCCATTGTTACAAGTGGTTCGCTACAGCGACTTTGACGAAGCGATAAAGCTGGCCAACGATACCCGTTATGGTCTTTCTGCTGGTATTTTGGCCGATAGCCGTGATGATTATGAGTATTTCCTCGCGCGTATTCGGGCTGGCATCGTTAACTGGAATAAACAGATCACTGGCGCGTCAGGCGCGGCCCCATTTGGTGGTGTCGGAGCGTCGGGTAACCATAGGGCAAGTGCATTCTATGCCGCCGATTACTGTGCTTACCCTGTTGCTTCGGTTGAAGCCGATGCGGTCAGTCTGCCGGCAACCTTAAGTCCAGGCTTAACTGTTTAA
- a CDS encoding DUF1338 domain-containing protein: protein MHTDVNKLFASLWEDYVEMTPSAAKVHQLLAKGDDIINDHIALRTFNIDKVNLSVLAKHFESIGYVACGDYHFEAKKLKAKHFEHSDPTQPKVFISELMVEAFSPELQSTIKGLVDQVEVAATTADNFLYSGRHWELDSSTYEALLAESEYAAWVAAFGYRANHFTVSINHLPGYHTIVEVNDALKQAGFVLNSVGGEVKGSAEVLLEQSSTMADKIDVAFKDTVKRIPSCFYEFALRYPKADGELYTGFVAASADKIFESTNAM from the coding sequence ATGCACACAGATGTAAATAAGCTATTTGCTTCCTTATGGGAAGACTATGTTGAGATGACACCTTCGGCCGCGAAAGTACACCAATTGCTGGCTAAGGGTGACGATATTATTAACGATCATATTGCGCTACGTACCTTTAATATTGATAAAGTAAACTTGAGCGTGTTAGCCAAGCATTTCGAGTCAATCGGATATGTAGCATGTGGTGATTATCACTTCGAAGCGAAGAAGTTAAAGGCGAAGCACTTTGAGCATTCAGATCCGACTCAGCCCAAAGTCTTCATTTCTGAGTTGATGGTTGAAGCGTTTAGTCCTGAGCTACAATCCACCATAAAAGGCTTGGTTGACCAAGTTGAAGTGGCAGCAACTACTGCGGATAACTTCTTATATTCTGGTCGCCACTGGGAATTAGACTCTAGCACCTATGAAGCATTGCTTGCTGAAAGTGAATACGCCGCATGGGTAGCCGCATTTGGTTATCGTGCTAACCACTTTACGGTGTCGATTAACCATCTGCCAGGTTATCACACCATAGTTGAAGTGAATGATGCGCTTAAGCAGGCTGGCTTTGTGCTTAACAGCGTCGGTGGGGAAGTGAAAGGTTCTGCTGAGGTGTTACTTGAGCAATCTTCAACCATGGCAGATAAGATTGATGTCGCCTTTAAAGACACTGTAAAGCGTATTCCAAGCTGTTTCTATGAGTTTGCTCTACGTTACCCTAAAGCAGACGGCGAGCTCTACACGGGCTTTGTGGCAGCTTCTGCTGACAAGATCTTTGAAAGCACCAATGCGATGTAA
- a CDS encoding sensor histidine kinase, whose translation MISIRTRLSLWLSALVIISTFVAIVIFESMLRQAFHDSIIARLEEDLQQVLVAITFEDGEISIDNSQLSSFYKPVYSGRYYQLNVDDIELRSRSLWDQRLDVRPLTKGQTRVWQTKGPQNHDIQLLSIGISSKSANIQTTLTVAQDLSIGRQVFTQVYGTKLGVNLAMLVAMVCGIFIVLRQSFKPISAMQQALIRLREGEITSLDVNKIPPELTPIAETYNELLQYASKQMERSRNNLGNLSHGLKTPLAVMQQQVETLGLKDPDSAIALQKQLDQIHKMIERKLAAARITGDMLPAAQMQLPKDLLDLTQTLDKVHQTKQVICQFDIPDAVSRLPIHREDGMELIGNLLDNAYKWAKSQVFINVINKGDTIEFTIEDDGPGVANDELSQLTGRGKRLDEDIMGHGLGLSIVKDIAEQYEIKLDFDRSHDLGGLKICLEFKKL comes from the coding sequence ATGATATCGATTCGGACTCGGCTAAGCCTTTGGTTATCAGCTTTAGTGATCATCTCCACCTTCGTGGCGATTGTCATTTTTGAGTCTATGTTGCGCCAAGCGTTTCACGACTCTATTATTGCCCGCTTAGAGGAAGATCTGCAGCAAGTATTGGTTGCCATCACCTTTGAAGATGGCGAGATAAGCATAGACAATAGCCAGCTCTCCAGTTTCTATAAACCTGTCTATTCTGGCCGCTATTACCAACTCAATGTGGATGATATCGAACTAAGATCACGCTCCCTGTGGGATCAGCGCCTCGATGTTCGTCCTCTTACCAAAGGTCAAACTCGGGTTTGGCAAACCAAAGGCCCACAAAATCACGATATTCAACTACTTTCAATCGGCATAAGTAGCAAGAGCGCGAATATACAAACGACCCTGACCGTTGCTCAAGACTTAAGTATTGGCCGTCAAGTGTTCACCCAAGTCTACGGTACTAAGTTAGGGGTTAACCTCGCCATGTTAGTCGCCATGGTTTGCGGTATTTTTATTGTTTTAAGGCAATCGTTTAAACCGATAAGTGCTATGCAGCAAGCCTTAATAAGACTTCGCGAGGGCGAAATCACCTCCTTGGATGTTAACAAGATCCCCCCCGAACTTACGCCGATTGCCGAGACATATAACGAGTTATTGCAATACGCGAGCAAACAGATGGAGCGTAGCCGCAATAACTTAGGGAACCTTAGTCATGGCTTGAAGACGCCACTCGCGGTAATGCAACAGCAAGTTGAAACGCTGGGGTTGAAAGATCCAGACTCGGCCATTGCGCTGCAAAAGCAACTAGATCAAATTCACAAGATGATCGAACGCAAATTGGCTGCGGCAAGAATAACAGGCGACATGCTGCCAGCTGCGCAAATGCAACTGCCAAAAGATCTGCTCGACCTCACTCAAACACTGGATAAAGTACATCAAACAAAACAGGTGATTTGTCAGTTTGACATTCCCGATGCGGTTTCACGCCTACCTATCCACCGTGAAGATGGCATGGAGTTGATAGGTAACTTGCTCGATAACGCCTACAAATGGGCAAAGTCACAAGTTTTCATCAACGTCATCAACAAGGGAGACACTATTGAGTTCACTATTGAAGACGACGGTCCAGGGGTTGCTAATGATGAACTTTCACAGCTTACTGGCAGAGGAAAACGCTTAGACGAAGACATTATGGGTCATGGTTTAGGTCTTTCGATCGTCAAAGATATTGCCGAGCAATATGAGATTAAGCTGGACTTCGATCGAAGCCACGATCTTGGTGGATTAAAGATCTGCTTGGAGTTTAAAAAGCTATAG
- a CDS encoding response regulator transcription factor: MKLLLVEDNPLLVEELAKQLKQAGYVTDVTDKVSEADYLTKETHYDCIILDIGLPDGNGLDLLQKWRTQGLNTPVIMLTARSQWHEKVEGFNAGADDYLGKPFHTQELLARIHALINRAHGKTNTPTKELSFEGVVLDENQQSVMVGEHNFELTAMEFRLLKIFLMSPKKLLSKAQLTDKLYQFDDEKESNVVEVYVTHLRKKLGKTAIETRRGQGYIFHGLKQ, translated from the coding sequence ATGAAATTGCTGCTCGTTGAAGATAACCCCCTTTTAGTTGAAGAGCTCGCAAAGCAGCTCAAACAGGCTGGCTATGTCACAGACGTCACCGATAAAGTCAGTGAAGCAGACTACCTGACTAAAGAGACTCACTATGATTGCATCATTCTTGATATTGGCCTCCCCGACGGCAATGGATTAGATCTACTGCAAAAGTGGCGTACTCAAGGACTAAACACACCTGTCATCATGTTGACGGCGCGCAGTCAGTGGCACGAAAAGGTCGAAGGCTTTAATGCTGGCGCTGACGATTACCTTGGAAAACCATTCCATACCCAAGAGTTACTGGCACGGATCCATGCTCTGATCAATCGCGCCCATGGCAAAACCAACACGCCAACCAAAGAACTGAGCTTCGAAGGCGTTGTCTTAGATGAGAATCAGCAAAGTGTGATGGTGGGGGAGCATAATTTTGAGCTTACCGCCATGGAATTTCGGTTACTGAAAATCTTCTTGATGTCCCCAAAAAAGCTACTCTCTAAAGCACAGTTGACCGACAAGCTATATCAGTTTGATGATGAAAAAGAGAGCAATGTCGTCGAAGTTTACGTTACCCATTTACGTAAAAAGCTCGGAAAAACCGCTATCGAAACTCGCCGAGGTCAAGGATATATCTTTCACGGCCTGAAACAATGA
- a CDS encoding PepSY domain-containing protein, whose translation MKPIYFVSVLMPSLLSVSSIQAQPLIEVEHNQAKQLVSEGKIVSLDFALTHMKRYCAGKLLDAHLYQNQGNWHYDLQLRSDAGEMISLSIDATTGKPQQYTQLPIACRIDKK comes from the coding sequence GTGAAACCGATATACTTTGTTAGCGTATTAATGCCCTCACTCTTATCTGTCTCGTCGATTCAGGCGCAGCCGCTTATCGAAGTAGAACATAATCAAGCCAAACAACTTGTGAGCGAAGGAAAAATCGTCTCGCTTGATTTCGCCCTTACCCATATGAAACGATACTGCGCGGGTAAATTACTCGACGCTCACCTTTATCAAAACCAAGGCAACTGGCATTATGATTTACAGCTGCGTAGTGATGCTGGTGAGATGATCTCTTTGAGTATTGATGCGACTACAGGTAAACCTCAACAATACACGCAACTCCCCATTGCTTGTCGAATTGACAAAAAATAG
- the crp gene encoding cAMP-activated global transcriptional regulator CRP, translated as MALIGKPKPDPTLEWFLSHCHIHKYPAKSTLIHAGEDSDTLYYIVKGSVAVLIKDEEGKEMILSYLNQGDFIGELGLFEEQAERTAWVRAKQACEIAEISYKKFKQLIQVNPEILMKLSSQMAYRLQSTSQKVGDLAFLDVAGRIAQTLLHLAKQPDAMTHPDGMQIKITRQEIGQIVGCSRETVGRILKMLEEQNLIQAHGKTIVVYGTR; from the coding sequence ATGGCTCTGATTGGTAAGCCTAAACCGGATCCAACTTTGGAATGGTTTTTATCACACTGTCACATTCATAAATACCCAGCCAAAAGCACTCTGATCCATGCAGGTGAAGACTCTGATACTTTGTATTATATCGTTAAAGGCTCTGTCGCTGTCTTGATTAAAGATGAAGAAGGTAAAGAGATGATCCTCTCTTACCTTAACCAAGGTGACTTTATCGGTGAACTAGGTTTGTTCGAAGAACAAGCTGAGCGTACTGCATGGGTTCGCGCTAAACAAGCATGTGAAATTGCAGAAATCTCATACAAGAAATTCAAGCAACTTATCCAAGTTAATCCTGAAATCTTAATGAAACTGTCTTCACAAATGGCTTATCGTCTACAAAGCACCAGCCAAAAAGTGGGCGATCTAGCCTTCCTTGATGTTGCTGGCCGCATTGCGCAGACATTATTACACTTAGCTAAGCAACCTGATGCGATGACCCATCCTGACGGAATGCAGATCAAGATCACTCGTCAAGAGATTGGTCAGATCGTGGGTTGTTCACGTGAAACCGTTGGCCGTATTCTTAAAATGCTTGAAGAACAAAATCTTATTCAAGCACACGGTAAAACAATCGTGGTATATGGTACTCGCTAA
- a CDS encoding tetratricopeptide repeat protein translates to MKINAWIMAVVLLAGMSVSQGVLAFSLPQTEQSLKASKLAHIQLKATLGESEAQFLLGLMYLSGRFVEQDQNLGVKWVIKAAEQGHLKAAQTIADLAFDGKIIKRDLILAEHWYQQLADKDDKWAQFRLGFIYAAGGQGIERNCGKAVDRFLAVGDDVSLGNVVWILSTCPESEYRNGDMAIEIGKGLVAANNQDPTNLDNLAAAYAEIGDYTAAINTQQRAIEALKQTAEYNRYDEFEARLHHYQQQKPYREVIPLGE, encoded by the coding sequence GTGAAAATTAATGCTTGGATAATGGCCGTTGTATTATTGGCCGGCATGTCAGTCAGTCAAGGTGTGTTGGCATTTTCCCTTCCGCAGACAGAGCAATCGTTGAAAGCAAGCAAGTTAGCCCATATTCAGCTAAAAGCGACTCTGGGAGAGTCTGAGGCGCAATTTCTACTTGGTTTAATGTATCTGTCTGGTCGTTTTGTCGAACAAGATCAAAATCTTGGGGTTAAGTGGGTTATTAAGGCTGCCGAGCAAGGGCATCTAAAAGCTGCCCAAACTATTGCCGATTTGGCCTTTGATGGCAAAATTATCAAACGGGATCTGATCTTAGCTGAACATTGGTATCAGCAACTTGCAGATAAAGATGATAAGTGGGCGCAATTTCGCCTTGGTTTTATTTATGCCGCCGGTGGTCAAGGAATTGAACGTAACTGCGGTAAGGCTGTTGACCGATTTCTGGCTGTAGGTGATGACGTTTCTCTAGGAAATGTTGTATGGATATTGTCTACGTGTCCCGAATCTGAGTATCGTAATGGTGATATGGCCATTGAAATAGGTAAAGGATTGGTTGCGGCTAATAATCAAGACCCGACTAATTTAGATAACTTAGCTGCAGCGTATGCGGAAATTGGTGATTATACCGCCGCGATCAATACGCAGCAGCGTGCTATTGAAGCACTGAAACAAACCGCTGAGTACAATCGCTATGATGAGTTTGAAGCAAGATTGCACCATTATCAGCAACAAAAACCCTATCGTGAAGTGATCCCTTTGGGTGAGTAG
- a CDS encoding phosphoribulokinase, with the protein MSAKHPIIAVTGSSGAGTTTTTTAFSHIFRQLGINAAVIEGDSFHHYTRPEMELKIRQSQNENKNISYFGPEANDFAKLEQCFRDYSATGQGETRSYLHTFDEAVPFNQMPGTFTQWRPLPENTDMLYYEGLHGGVVTEDCNVAQHVDLLIGMVPIVNLEWIQKIIRDTSDRGHSREKVMGSIVRSMDDYINHMTPQFSRTHINFQRVPTVDTSNPFSAKTIPSLDESFVVIRFRGIKNVDFPYYLKMIDGSFMSRINTLVVPGGKMSLAMELILTPLIRDLLEKRQHLLDLDNE; encoded by the coding sequence ATGTCAGCTAAACATCCTATTATTGCCGTTACAGGCTCCTCTGGAGCAGGCACAACCACCACCACAACAGCATTCAGTCACATATTCCGTCAGCTCGGAATCAATGCTGCCGTGATCGAGGGAGACAGCTTTCATCACTACACCCGCCCAGAGATGGAACTGAAAATTCGTCAGTCTCAAAATGAAAATAAAAACATTAGCTATTTTGGCCCCGAAGCCAATGACTTCGCGAAGCTAGAGCAGTGTTTTAGAGACTATAGCGCAACCGGTCAGGGAGAGACTCGCTCCTACTTACACACCTTTGACGAGGCGGTTCCCTTTAATCAAATGCCAGGTACTTTCACTCAGTGGCGACCACTGCCAGAAAATACCGATATGCTCTATTACGAAGGGTTACATGGTGGCGTGGTCACTGAGGACTGCAATGTCGCTCAACATGTCGATCTGCTTATTGGCATGGTACCGATTGTCAATCTTGAGTGGATCCAAAAAATCATTAGAGACACCTCTGACAGAGGCCACAGCCGTGAAAAGGTGATGGGGTCAATTGTGCGCAGCATGGATGATTATATTAATCACATGACACCACAGTTTTCACGCACTCATATTAATTTTCAACGCGTGCCGACGGTAGACACCTCGAACCCGTTTAGCGCAAAAACGATCCCTAGCTTAGATGAAAGCTTTGTCGTCATTCGTTTCCGCGGCATAAAAAATGTCGACTTTCCCTATTACTTAAAAATGATAGATGGCTCGTTTATGTCTCGAATTAATACCTTAGTGGTGCCCGGCGGTAAGATGTCATTGGCAATGGAGTTGATATTAACGCCACTGATCCGTGATCTATTAGAGAAGAGACAGCATCTGCTCGATTTAGATAATGAATAA
- a CDS encoding YheU family protein: MLVPYQSLLQLPQATLENLIKEFLLTQMEDGSFVTMDDHAMSIAIAQCKQALSRSELVVEYSEDDESIAIRHKDNTLAQHP; encoded by the coding sequence ATGTTAGTGCCATATCAGTCGTTATTGCAGCTTCCCCAAGCCACATTGGAAAATTTAATAAAAGAGTTTCTGCTGACCCAGATGGAAGATGGTAGTTTTGTTACGATGGATGATCACGCAATGTCAATAGCCATTGCTCAATGTAAGCAAGCATTATCACGCTCTGAACTTGTGGTGGAATACAGTGAAGATGACGAATCTATTGCGATTCGACACAAAGATAACACGCTTGCGCAGCACCCATGA